CCACCCTTCAGCCGTTAATCGGTAGTTCGAAGCTGAACCCGAGTCCCTGGCGGGGGGCTGACGATCTTTTCGCAGATCGGCCCCCACCCGTCCAGGTGATCGTAGAGGGTGCGGATGCGGAAGTTGGACGGCTCGTATTTGCCTCCGAGCGCGGGGAGCATTACGTAGCTGAAGCACTCGGACGCGCCGCGCGTCGGGCCCTGCGCTTCGATCGCATCCACGAGCCCCGGACCGAACCAGAAGTTCCGCTGTTCCTCATCTTCCCAGGCCTCGGCCAGCGCGGACCGGCTGGGTGCAGCGGGGGTCAGCTCGATGCTCCCGACGTCGAGCCAGTGCACGGCGCCTCCCGTGTCTTCCAGGAACAGGTCTCCGAGGGCGGTGCCGAATAAGACCGTCCACGAGGAAGGCACCAGCCAACGCCAGTGCCGCAGTAGCCGCACATGGTCGAGATCGTCAGTGGCGATGCCGTACCGGTTCATCAGAGTGGTTGGTCCGGGTACGCAAAGCCCAGTCACGGCTCCGGCGGCGGCGCCGCTTCTGCCGGAGTCGCGGCGGGCAGGGTCGCGTTGGTGTCGGCGGGCGTCATGGCGGCCGCTGTGGTGTCTGGAGTCGTTGGTGTCGGGGTCTGGGCGGCGGGGATGGCGGTCGAGGGGCCGGCGGGCTCGCTCTCGACGCCGCTCTTCTCGGTGGTCTGCGGAGCCTCCTTGGGATCGGAGCTGCACGCGGCGAGGACGAGCAGGGCGAGCAGGGCGGCGGTCTTGAGCATGGTATCCGTTGGCTTGAGGATCGGCGCGAGTCCGCGGGTGCGTTACTGGACCGGCGGTGGAGCTCTGCGGGACGTGTCCGCGTCGATCCTCCACACCACCGCGCTAGCGGGGTCGCGGCCACGGCGGAGGACGAACGATGCGGGGCGGTCCACCATCAGCGCCGCGCGGCCGGGGACGTCCTGCGCGAGCGATTCGCGGCCCGGGTGCAGGAAGAGACCCGTCGCGACGATGGTGTCGCGGGCGGCGGCCTCGGCCAGGTCGCCGACCTCCACGATGTGCCCGCCGCGGCGCGCCAGCGGATCTGCGAAGTTGATGGTCACATCGGCGCGGTACGGCTCCAGCCCTGGCACCACGATGGTGGAGCCGCGCACCAGCAGGTCGTTGACGGCCCTGCCGTTCTCGGGCAGTTCCTCGTAGCGGGCGGGGTCGGCGGCGGCGTAGGACTCGGTGGCGATGGCGTCGAGCGCGGCCAGGAGCGACACGAAGTTCACCCGCCGCAGGTACTGCTTTTCGGGATCGTTGCGCCAGCCGCCGGACTCGATGAGCACCGTGCTCGTCCCCAAGCTCTGCATCAGGTCGCCGAAGGCGCGCGGGTTGTAGGTGTCGTCGTAGCACGTGACGTGGCCGGCCACCAGCGGCTCGGCGGCCATGCGCACCACCGCCGCCACACGCTTTGCCCGCATGCGCACGGCGTTGTCCTCAGGCGTGGGGCCGAACGGCGGCGCGAGCAGCGCGATGGCCGCCAGCCGGTCGCTCGTGCCGACGCGGGCGCGGACGTCCTGGTCGTGAAGGTTGAAGCCAAACTGGGGGCGGAACCGCTCGTGCTCCGCGCGCAGCAGCCGTCCCTCGGGGGTGGCCTGCGCCCGCGCGTCGCGGTTGACGTCGATCCCCATCGCGTTGCGCCGCTGGAAGCGCTCGGCGCCGTCCGGGTTCAGCATGGGGAGGGCCTCGATGGTCAGCCGCTCGGCCAGGCGGCGTGCGCGCGGGTCGTCCGGCGCTTCGGCCAGGAAGCGGAAGAGGTCCGCGAGCGCCATCGTGGCGGTGGACTCGTTACCGTGCATCTGCGACCAGAGCAGGACGCGCGTGGGGCCTGTGCCGTAGCGCACGCGGTAGATCGGGCGCCCCTCGGCCGAGCGCCCTGCCTCCTCGCGCTCGGGCCCGCCCGCGGCATCCACGATCGGTCCCAGCGCGCTCCACAGCTCCCCGTGCGTGAACTCGCGTGTGCCGAGGGCGGCCACGCGGTAGCGCTCGTGCAGCCGCGTGAGCTCGCCCGTGTCCGCGCCCGCGAGGAACCCCTCCGTGAGGGCCTGCCGCCGCGCGCACGCAAAGAGCGCGAGCGGCAGCAGGACGACGGCGAGCGCACGCCCGCCCGCTGCGCGGCGCATCGGGCTCGGGAAGCGCATGGTGGTCAGCGGCGCGGGGCGGGGCGGGCCAGGTAGTCCACCGCGAGCTGCGTCATGGCGCGCACGCCCACGGGGAGCGCGCCCTCATCGGCGAAGAAGAGGGGCGAGTGGTTGGGCGCCACTTTGGTGAGGTCCTGCCCGGCGGGGACCACGCCCAGGAAGATGAAGAGCCCCGGCACCTGCGCCTGGAACTCGGAGAAGTCCTCCGCGCCCATGGTGGGCGGCACCAGCTGCACGCGCTCCGCGCCGCCGACGCGCTGGAGGGTGGGGAGCATCCGCTCGGTGAGCGCGGGATCGTTGAAGGTGAGCGGCGCCACGCCCTTGTCGATCACCACCTGCGCGGTGGCGCCGGCGCTCTGCGCGATCATCTCGGCGGTGCGGCGGATGCGGTCATGCACGTCGGTCTGCATGTCCTTGTCGAGCGTGCGGATGGTGCCCACCATCACCACCGAGTCGGGGATGATGTTGCCGCGAACCCCGCCGTTGATGCTCCCGATGGTCACGACGATCGGCGCGGTGGTCAGGTTGCTCTGCCGGCTGGCGATGGTCTGCAGCCCCTGGACGATCTGCGCGCTGATGACGATGGGGTCCACGCCGCTCCACGGTACAGCGCCGTGCGTCTGACGGCCGCGCACGATAATGCGCAGGTTGTCCGCGGCGGCCATCGCGCCGCGCGGGCGGTACGAGATGGTGCCCACCGGCGCCGGGATGACGCCCACGTGCAGCCCGAAGATGGCTTCCGGCTTCGGGTTCTCCAGCACGCCCTCCCTCACCATCATCTTCGCGCCGCCCTCCTCGCCGGCGGGCGGGCCCTCCTCGGCGGGCTGGAAGATGAACTTCACCGTTCCCGGGAGCTGCGCGCGCATCCCGGCCAGCACCTCCGCGGCGCCCATCAGGATGGCGACGTGGTTGTCGTGCCCGCAGGCGTGCATCACCCCCACCTGCTGGCCGTTGTACTCCGTCCTCGCCTTCGACGCGAAGGGGAGGTTCACCTGCTCCGTCACCGGCAGCGCGTCCATGTCCGCCCGCAGCGCCACCACGGGCCCCGGCCGCCCGCCCTTGAGCACGCCCACGACGCCGGTGTGCGCGACCTCCGTCTGCACCTCCATCCCCAGGGCGCGCAGGTGCTCGGCGACGAGGCGGGCGGTGCGCACCTCGCGGTTCCCCAGCTCCGGGTTCTGGTGGATGTCGCGCCGCCACGCCACCACCTTGGGCGTCACCGCCTCCACGCGCCGCTGGATGTCGGCATCCGCCGGCCCGCCCTGCGCCGCGGCGGGGAGCGGCGCCAGCGCGAGCGCACCCAGCAGCCAGGCGGCGCGGGCGGGGGAACTCTGGATACTGCGCATCGGAAAGCTCCTGGTCACGAATCGTTGAAAAGGGGCGGTCAAGAATATAGAACGAACGGCGAAAAGCATCACACAGAGGGCACAGAGGGAACCGCAAAGGCGCAGAGAGAATCCCCTCCTTCCGTTCTTTCAGTGCGTCTCTGTGTGATATTTCCTACCAGCGCGGCCCATCCGCCAGCAGCGAGGCGAGGGCGGGGGCGGCGATGGGGCGGGAGAAGAAGTAGCCCTGCGCGTAGTCGAAACCCACCTCGCGCACACGCCGCAGGTCCGCCTCGGTCTCCACGCCCTCGGCGATGACCTGGAGGTTCAGGGCGCGGATCAGGGCGACGATGGAGCGCAGGATCACCGGGTCGTCGCCGCCGCGCGCCACGAAGGAGCGGTCGATCTTGACCGCGTCCACCGGCAGCCGCTCCAGGTAGGCGAGCGACGAGTAGCCGGTGCCGAAGTCGTCCAGGTGGATCACCACGCCGAGCGCGCGCAGCTCGTGGAGGGCCGCGATCGCCGTCTCCGCGTTGCGGACGATCTCGCCCTCGGTGATCTCCAGCGCCAGCCGCCGCGCGGGAAGGCCGCATCCGTGGAGCACGCGCTGGACCTCGGCCACCAGGCGGGGGTCGCCTAGGTGCGCGGCGGAGACGTTGACGCTCACGCTCAGCTCCGCGTCCGCGGCGGCCACCTCGCACGCCCGCTCCATGGCGAGCATGTCCAGCGGAAAGGAGAGCCCCACCTCCTCGGCGATGCGTACGAAGCG
This is a stretch of genomic DNA from Longimicrobium sp.. It encodes these proteins:
- a CDS encoding T6SS immunity protein Tdi1 domain-containing protein, whose translation is MNRYGIATDDLDHVRLLRHWRWLVPSSWTVLFGTALGDLFLEDTGGAVHWLDVGSIELTPAAPSRSALAEAWEDEEQRNFWFGPGLVDAIEAQGPTRGASECFSYVMLPALGGKYEPSNFRIRTLYDHLDGWGPICEKIVSPPPGTRVQLRTTD
- a CDS encoding M14 family zinc carboxypeptidase, whose product is MRFPSPMRRAAGGRALAVVLLPLALFACARRQALTEGFLAGADTGELTRLHERYRVAALGTREFTHGELWSALGPIVDAAGGPEREEAGRSAEGRPIYRVRYGTGPTRVLLWSQMHGNESTATMALADLFRFLAEAPDDPRARRLAERLTIEALPMLNPDGAERFQRRNAMGIDVNRDARAQATPEGRLLRAEHERFRPQFGFNLHDQDVRARVGTSDRLAAIALLAPPFGPTPEDNAVRMRAKRVAAVVRMAAEPLVAGHVTCYDDTYNPRAFGDLMQSLGTSTVLIESGGWRNDPEKQYLRRVNFVSLLAALDAIATESYAAADPARYEELPENGRAVNDLLVRGSTIVVPGLEPYRADVTINFADPLARRGGHIVEVGDLAEAAARDTIVATGLFLHPGRESLAQDVPGRAALMVDRPASFVLRRGRDPASAVVWRIDADTSRRAPPPVQ
- a CDS encoding amidohydrolase, with amino-acid sequence MRSIQSSPARAAWLLGALALAPLPAAAQGGPADADIQRRVEAVTPKVVAWRRDIHQNPELGNREVRTARLVAEHLRALGMEVQTEVAHTGVVGVLKGGRPGPVVALRADMDALPVTEQVNLPFASKARTEYNGQQVGVMHACGHDNHVAILMGAAEVLAGMRAQLPGTVKFIFQPAEEGPPAGEEGGAKMMVREGVLENPKPEAIFGLHVGVIPAPVGTISYRPRGAMAAADNLRIIVRGRQTHGAVPWSGVDPIVISAQIVQGLQTIASRQSNLTTAPIVVTIGSINGGVRGNIIPDSVVMVGTIRTLDKDMQTDVHDRIRRTAEMIAQSAGATAQVVIDKGVAPLTFNDPALTERMLPTLQRVGGAERVQLVPPTMGAEDFSEFQAQVPGLFIFLGVVPAGQDLTKVAPNHSPLFFADEGALPVGVRAMTQLAVDYLARPAPRR